From Brassica oleracea var. oleracea cultivar TO1000 chromosome C3, BOL, whole genome shotgun sequence, a single genomic window includes:
- the LOC106329886 gene encoding involucrin-like: MVEMSSLKSEQQLLPHSTHVHPLTKVDDFGGFICNGCNTYGFGKTYRCASCNYDLHELCATCPPTLKCFLHPEHELKLVFKEPAKTDQDRRRCNICLELAEGLYYQCEACGFDMHPICSQLPEKVSHVPHPAHHLELSDHGASNICIVCHGEIHSWRYKCGPCRLDVHMECVNSSASAPKATQQKSLGPQPLPQPYQYHQPEPYFHPSQYQQPPPQTYFHPSQYQQPPPQTYFHPSQYQQPPPQTYFHPSQYQQPPPQTYFHPSQYQQPPPQTYFHPSQYQQPPPQTYFHPSQYQQPPPQTYFHPSQYQQPPPQTYFHPSQYQQPPPQTYFHLSQYQQPPPQTYFHPYQQPQPYFQPSQCQQPCHNQGWGCTNQGQQQGQQPGRSTGKKMFGILMALTVGVVSNEMSDTVYEAITGSF; the protein is encoded by the coding sequence ATGGTTGAGATGTCTTCGTTGAAATCAGAACAACAATTACTCCCACATTCCACCCATGTCCACCCGTTAACGAAGGTTGATGACTTTGGCGGGTTCATATGCAATGGCTGCAACACTTACGGCTTTGGGAAGACCTATCGTTGCGCCTCTTGCAACTACGATCTTCACGAGCTCTGTGCCACTTGTCCCCCTACCCTCAAATGCTTTCTGCATCCAGAGCACGAGCTCAAGTTAGTCTTTAAAGAACCAGCAAAGACGGACCAGGACAGACGTAGGTGCAACATCTGCCTTGAATTAGCCGAGGGACTCTATTACCAGTGCGAGGCTTGCGGCTTCGACATGCATCCAATTTGCTCACAGCTGCCCGAGAAAGTGAGCCATGTGCCTCACCCGGCTCATCACTTAGAGCTGAGTGACCATGGAGCAAGCAACATCTGCATCGTCTGCCACGGTGAGATCCACTCTTGGCGGTACAAGTGTGGTCCATGCCGGTTAGATGTTCACATGGAGTGCGTTAATTCGTCTGCATCAGCACCGAAGGCAACTCAGCAAAAGAGTTTGGGGCCGCAACCGCTCCCTCAGCCATATCAGTACCATCAACCGGAACCATATTTTCACCCTTCTCAGTATCAGCAACCACCACCACAAACTTATTTTCACCCTTCTCAGTACCAGCAACCACCACCACAAACTTATTTTCACCCTTCTCAGTACCAGCAACCACCACCACAAACTTATTTTCACCCTTCTCAGTACCAGCAACCACCACCACAAACTTATTTTCACCCTTCTCAGTACCAGCAACCACCACCACAAACTTATTTTCACCCTTCTCAGTACCAGCAACCACCACCACAAACTTATTTTCACCCTTCTCAGTACCAGCAACCACCACCACAAACTTATTTTCACCCTTCTCAGTATCAGCAACCACCACCACAAACTTATTTTCACCCTTCTCAGTACCAGCAACCACCACCACAAACTTATTTTCACCTTTCTCAGTATCAGCAACCGCCACCACAAACTTATTTTCATCCTTATCAGCAACCGCAACCATATTTTCAGCCTTCTCAGTGTCAGCAACCTTGTCACAATCAAGGCTGGGGATGCACAAATCAAGGTCAGCAACAGGGTCAACAGCCTGGTCGGAGTACAGGAAAGAAAATGTTTGGCATTCTCATGGCTTTAACGGTTGGTGTTGTCTCCAATGAGATGTCTGATACGGTTTACGAAGCCATTACTGGTTCTTTTTGA
- the LOC106329887 gene encoding uncharacterized protein LOC106329887, translating to MGLITYLLRNSTSRLGIPATATLSEINEDGNWLLPPARSEELLNLQVYLTELTLTAGKDRYEWVLEDKPLTKFVTGDVYTKLKGETQTLPWTKLVWIKGGVPKHSFLTWLFALDRCPTRDRLLRWGLQTDSNCLLCNMADESRDHLYFLCPFAWSLWTLVAQRCRLVSDRRWDHCLTQLQSLSGNKYVRRVTLLGWQSTVYWIWSERNNRLHRNSYRTVDALFRLLDRQIRDKFLSHRDHNPLLASKLMQIWLPSD from the exons ATGGGACTGATT ACATATCTCCTTAGAAATTCGACGTCAAGGTTAGGCATTCCAGCGACAGCTACTCTTTCAGAGATCAATGAGGATGGAAACTGGCTGCTCCCTCCTGCTCGTTCAGAAGAACTTCTAAACCTCCAAGTTTATCTTACTGAACTCACATTAACTGCAGGAAAAGACCGTTATGAATGGGTGCTGGAAGATAAACCTCTAACTAAGTTTGTGACTGGAGATGTCTATACTAAGCTGAAGGGGGAGACTCAAACATTACCATGGACAAAATTGGTGTGGATCAAAGGTGGTGTCCCTAAACATAGTTTTCTCACTTGGCTCTTTGCTCTTGACCGATGTCCAACTCGTGATCGCCTCCTCCGATGGGGCCTGCAAACAGACTCTAACTGTCTTCTCTGCAACATGGCTGATGAGTCTCGGGACCATCTTTATTTTCTGTGCCCTTTTGCGTGGAGTCTATGGACATTAGTGGCGCAAAGATGTAGGCTTGTCTCCGACAGACGTTGGGATCACTGCCTCACTCAACTACAATCACTATCAGGCAACAAATATGTGAGAAGGGTTACCTTGTTGGGATGGCAATCAACCGTTTATTGGATTTGGAGTGAAAGGAACAATAGACTACATCGAAACTCTTACCGCACGGTGGATGCTCTGTTTCGTCTTCTCGACAGACAAATTAGAGATAAGTTTTTGAGTCATCGTGATCACAATCCCCTTCTGGCGTCGAAACTTATGCAAATCTGGCTCCC